The genome window TGCGAAAGATGTGGAATCGTCTTACTGAAGCTTAGGAGAGTGAGAACATGTCTTCAAAGACTTCAATTTGTAAGGGTCGACACAGGTTTGAAATTCAAGGGGGCTTTGTTAACACCAGCAATCATAGCTAGCTTATAAACTGAAAGTATAATTGGTATATAacaatttcttaaaacttagaattatcaaaatcatataatttctTCATATTACCtgataaatatagatattatcAAATTACAGGGTATAGGTTAATCACAACGTTATAGAAAGTGTAGATCTTTTAATAGGATGTGGAGACATACTCTTAATTTGGAATTATCTATattctttttcataattttatgaaaattttgaagttaaaggtaaatcctctttttcttgaatatttttaattcttgagCCCACCTTGTGTTTTGCATTACATAATAAGCTGACTGAAACCTTTGGTTCAACGTATCTCCAGAgggaaacaaaaaattcaagGCAAGTTTTTGCAGTTATGTAAGAGCATTTGCATgcatcaaataatacaaaatagaaaaatgtatcaattttacacatttaagcACAAAATTATTCACACCAGTCAagttaaaaatgtgtaaatttgtaAAGTTGCAACAGTAACCATGTAAATTTGCATGGATACTATTCactttgcatttagttttttattatttctttatgtattccgataataaaggaagagagtgGATGTGGTGGTTATGAtgtgtgaagaaaaataaataattaaaaaaaattgatattttaatgtaatatggtgtaaaataaataatatgatgtgAGGTGTTTTAGAGAGTGAGTATGTAATATAGAGAAAAggtgtaaatgcacttttagtccctacattttgacgtttttccattttagtccctacattttattttttccacttttagtccctaaaaccaatttacgctttccgttttagtccttgaaGCACCATTCCGTCACCTAACTAACGGAGAAACTGACggatgaataaaatattaattttttttttccatgttggacaataaaataataattttttattattatcgaCTAACTTTTCTTCAAAACGTTAAAACCCATGTCTGAATCGGCTGATTGGTTCCTTGTACCACTTCTGccaccttctttttttccttctttcttcttctcccccTCTCTACAGCTTTAGCAGAAAGGGTATTAAGAGATACGTATCACAAGTTGAGTGTTGGCTCTTTTCTTCGTGTTTTTGCTAGCCTTTGCAATCAAGGTGTTGTCCATCTTGCCCGATATCAAGCCTACAAGCACGAATCCCATGCTGGGCGCCTTGACTCAAACCATCATATATACTTGTCGCATGGGTTTTACTTAGTCATTCTCTCTATCATGTCCTTCAACCTTGGAATCTTCATAGCCGCCCTGGCTTCCATTTCTAACAGGTACCCGAAATGTACAAAAGCATAAACCAAATTATTCACCAACAAGCACATCCCAATATTTCCAATCCTCATATAATCCTATACCTGGAAAACAACACACACAGAGTGAACAAAAAATAGGGAACTGTAGGgaaaacacaaagaaaagagTGAACCTAGGCCGAATGGAGTGGGTGTCGTTCAATTTTGGTCTGATGAAGGAGCCATGTAGGTGATGAGGTGTGCTCTGTTTTGGGTTGTATGGAACAGGGGCTGAAATAGTTTCGGTTTGAGGGGTAAAAACATGAAGAGGTCGTGTGCATGTAGAAAACgtaaatttattttctcctaCTTACACTTTCTttcattccaattttttttatgtgcatGGATGCATGATATATAGCCAGTACTGATGATGTCCCACCTTACAAAACACAGAGAAACTCACTTATAAGATATGATAcctgtacggcaccgagatcccaagacCCATGTAGGCCCTTGGGCCCAGGCCAAACGGGAACAGCCCCATTGCCCTAAGCCCTTCTTGGATCTGCCTTAGTGCAAAAACCAATTTTGGGCCTTGAATTCTGATGTGTGCTCGGCATATGCTTTCCGAACAAGCGTATTAACTGTGTCCGGGTAAATCATGATATGCTCGGTAAACTGCATTACCGAGCACTATCAACtaagctggaaccaagttccaaggccataattgttgcaccccactctcacttaaaaatccacttaaatcagataatactggaccttcaatagcactaACAGAGGCTAAAATCGTAATCTCACCACTAACCTTGGttataaatagcagaagtttggAAGGAAGAGGGGGTTCAGAAAAACGGAGATAAAACAGTCAAGTGAGAAAGTATAAactgagtgttgctttgagtctctctgccgagaacgacccagagtagaaaatcctcaagcccactacaaataaattgtgagcccaagtgatttaAGGCCTAGCAGCCTCACACTTGgttcctacaattggcgcccaccgtggggctctcctaAGAAactgtggttcgactgagactcaaacaAGGGAAATGTCTGAGGAGTGTTCAGGAGGGTGTGCACCGAGCAGTTCCataggatcttctcggggatcgacgtggagggagagaaggcagaaaTGGTGGGAGGATAGGGAGGACCCAAGAGGAGAGGAAAGGTCCGGATTGGGAGAAGGGTCAGCCCAGACACACCGAATGGTTTCAGGCGTTTCGACGCATCAGCAGTATGATGATAGAGACCGAGAGTTGGAGCGGTTGAGCAGATTGGTAATGGATTTGGAGCTAGAAGCAAGGGGTCGGTGCCAAGAAAGGAATCGCAACCCCCAGAAAAGGAGAAATCGGGGCGAGGAGGGCTCCAGCCGATCTGGTACGCAACGATTCCGAGACCGATCACGCTCTCAAGAGTCACATCGGCACTCCCGGGAACCACGTCATCGACGGGACCGTTCACGGTCGCATGGATACGATGACCGAGGATCATAATCGCCGGAGGAACGGCAGCACCACAATGCCGCCATGGATGCCATGAGCCGAGCCTTGCGGATGGCAGCCCGGTCTCCATTCTCTGATGAgattgaacgggcccctatgccgagcagattcacgCGACCGCCATTCAATTCCTATGAGGGgaggacagaccccgtggagcatgtcagtcattacatccacatgatgtctttgcatgcacacaatgatgcattgatgtgtaaagtattcccctctagtctcggctcAACGGccctgagatggttcaatgggttacgGAAAGGCTCCATACATAACtttgccgagctgattcaagagttcGGCAGTAGATTCGTGACATGCAGCCGAGTGCAACAGCCGGTTGACGCgctactttccatgaagatgagggtcggggaaacccttcggagttatgccagtagatactgggaactctacaacgagattggtggagggAACGAGAAAATTGTGACCagcaccttcaggatggggctccccgaagactctgaattacgggagtcatTGACGAAAAGACCCTctgaggatatgaggcaactgatgagatgcatagaggagtacaaacgcctggaggacGACCGGCTGCagagcagggggaaagctccatTAATTGGGAGATCTCGGCAAGGCGTTTTGccgacaaaaacaaaaaaagacttcagaatgcaggaacCAGAGGTGTAAATCGAAGGGGTTAATGTGGCGTTTAAAGAGCCCGTGCACAAAATCTTGGAGCGGATCAAGAATGAGTCATTCTTTAggtggccaaacaaaatggggggcgacctGTCTCGaaggaaccaaaacctatactgcacctatcacagagacaaagGACACATcaccgagcagtgtcgggtattaaaagatcatctcgggcAGCTAGTAAAGGCAGGGTACctgaaagagtttgtagtagGCTCCACTGACCGAGAAGCCGGACAGGGCgtccaacagaaaaggaacccCTTCCCGCCTCTactgggggtaatcgaagtcatccatgctaCACCAAGAGGAACAGCAGCAGCAAAAAGGGTATTGACGATGGCTTGCACGGGAGGAGAATCAgccgagaagaagaagaaagttggACGGCtgaccatctcgttcggagaagacgatttGGAAGGAACGGTCCAACCTCACGGCGATACTTTGGTGGTGACGGCCCGGACAGGCGGgttcctggtgaagagggtaatgattGATTAAGGGAGCGGGGCTGACGTCATGTACCCAGATCTCTTCGAAGGGCTCGGAttaaagacccaggatttggcgaagtatgacacgccgCTGGTCTCATTTGACGGGAGAGTCGTAATTCCCGATGGACAAATCTCTCTCCCGGTAGACATGGAAGGTAAGGGAGTTATAGTTACCTtcatagtagtccgatcattctCGCCGTGCACCGCAATCCTGGggaggccgtggattcacgccatgaaggctgttccgtccaccctccacgtgaaagtaaaatttcctaTTGAGTATGGAGTTGCCGAGGTGAGGGGGAACCAACAagtggcgaggcagtgccttgtCGCCGCGGTTAGATGGAAAAATGAACAGCTCGGACAAGCTGAGCAGGTCGAGAAAGAaacttcatagcaattacagagaCCCTGAGGGGAAACAGGGGCGGACGTGGCCGATGAGGTATTGAAGGTTAGAATTCTTCCAGATACTGACAGGTATTTCCAGATAGGCACAAGCATGAAtgaccgggaaagggtagagatgttgttgttcctttTGCAGAACGTAAATGTTTTCGCATGGAACCCatatgaagtgcccggcgtagatcccgagttc of Quercus lobata isolate SW786 chromosome 8, ValleyOak3.0 Primary Assembly, whole genome shotgun sequence contains these proteins:
- the LOC115956620 gene encoding uncharacterized protein LOC115956620, encoding MGGDLSRRNQNLYCTYHRDKGHITEQCRVLKDHLGQLVKAGYLKEFVVGSTDREAGQGVQQKRNPFPPLLGVIEVIHATPRGTAAAKRVLTMACTGGESAEKKKKVGRLTISFGEDDLEGTVQPHGDTLVVTARTGGFLVKRVMID